GGAGCGAGTATTGCATCGGTTAATAAAATTGATAATATGATAGACGTTCTCGGCAAAAATATGGCTACCAACATGGACTTCGATGATATGAAAGATTTACTTTTCAATTATAAAGATGTGCGGAAGAATAGGCTAAGTTATATGCTGAAAGGCAGCGGAACGGAGATTGACGGTGTTTATTATTATTTAGTACCGGATGAGGAGCTTGCAAAAGTGCATGATATGATAGTGGGGATTAAGTCATAAGACATAATGACAGCTTCAGCAATTTCATTAAATCAGAGTCTCTGGAACCAGAAGCAATTCATAAAGGATTATATTTCGGACGAGGAGTTGTCTTTTGAAATGAAATCAAATATTAAACAGTTGCCGGAAGCTGATATCCGTGCCATTTTGCGGGCGGCTGATGAAATTATTGCACAAGGCGGGCGGACACTTCTTGCTAAAATATTGAAAGGTTCTCGTGAGAAGAAGGTGCTGCAACTAGAATTGAATATGTGTCCGACTTATGGGTGGTTTCGTTCGGAAAAACTGGATGAGGTCATGCAAAAAATAGATTGGATGATTGATCACGACTTTCTGGACATTCAATACAGCGGGAAATTACCAATGATTGTTTTCACTGATCGGGGATGGAACATAGAGTCAGATCAGTTTGCGGATGAACTTTTGGAAGAATGGAATGAATGGCTGGCAAATGGCAAGGAAAGTCCGGATATGGATTATTTAAAAGATCGCAATCGAAAAATGATATTATTATTTATTGAAAAGATTCGAGAGACAGGTAACAAAAACTATATACCTTATTTGAAGGAATGGGAAAAAATTGATTATAAGAAGGTAAGGGTCGCAATAAACAAGACAATTAAAGCATTGGAAGCTGAAGAGCCTGTTGATTACCAATATATCAATGAAAAAAATGAGGTAATTTCGGAAGCGTTACAGGGGATGGAACCCGGAGATCTTTTTTTAAAATGCTGGGAATGTGGTGAACGTTTCCTTTTTTCAGCAGGTGAGCAGCGGTTTTATAAACATAAAGGATTCGATTATCCGAAAAGGTGTAAATCCTGCCGGGAGAAAAGATTTGAAGATTATTATTTGTAAATGAGACAGGGGTAAAACCCTCGTCTCATTTTTTAAATGTAAGCAGATGCCTGCTTCTATTAATCTTTTGGTATACCCTCAAATGCGCTGCCGTCTCTCCCATTACACCTTTACTTCATGTATAATCAAATATAACAACAATAAACAGGAGGAGATTCCCATGTCAAAAGTTCGTTGGGGAGTTTTAAGCACTGCAAAAATTGCACAGAAGGCGCTTCTGCCGGCTTTTGTTCATGCAAACAATGCTGAGGTGACAACGATAGCCAGCAGCAGTGATGTGAAAAAAGCTGAAGCGGTTGCGGAACGATTTGATATTCCGACTGCATACGACAGCTATGAAAAATTATTGAACGATCCGAACATTGATGCAGTATATATTCCATTACCAAACCACCTGCATAAAAAGTGGGTGATGGAGGCTGCCAAAAAAGGTAAGCATATTTTATGTGAAAAACCAGCTGCGATTAATGCGGATGATGTAATCGAAATGAAAGAGGTTTGTGATAAACACGGGGTTCTTTTCATGGAAGCATTTATGTATCATTTCCATCCGCAGCATGAGCGGGTTAAGCAAATCATAGATTCCGGTGAGATTGGGGATGTCCAATTCATGCGGGCTGCCTTTTCGTTCTATCTTGCTGACAAGGATAATAATATCCGCATGAGTGATCAAAAGGGTGGCGGAAGTATTTATGATATTGGGTGTTATGCAATTCATTCGATACGGAATATTCTCCGCACTGAACCTGAGTCTGTTCATGCGCATGGTGTAGTTGATCCAAAATATGATGTGGAGACAGATGCTTCTGGATATATGACGTTTCCGAATGGTGTACGAGCAATGTTTGACTCCAGTTTTAATATGGCACACCGGAGTGAATATGAGGTAGTTGGAACAGAGGGGCGTATTACTGTTCCACGTGCATACCGGCCTGACAATAACGGCGGGGATGGATTAGTTATTGTTGAGAAAGCTGGAGCAGTGCGGACTGAAACAATAAATAATGATCAATACAGAAGTCAGGTGGAGCATATTTCACAGGCGATTCTGGATGGCAATAAAGAGTTATACCATAGTGTGGAAAATACGATTAATAATATGCGTGTAATCGACGCCTGCTATGAATCTATTAAAAAGGGTCAACAGGTAGAATTGTAATGAAATTGGTAGGGGACAAGCTGGATAACGCTTGTCCCTGTGTCCGGGGTGAGTGTTGTGAGTAATTTGAGATTACTGGTCTATACGTTAAGCGGGGTTATTTTCTGTATTTGTTTTATAGGTATGCTTATTTATGGCTATAAAACTTTTTTTATTGAGACAGAGAAAGTTGAGTCGAGGGATTATACCTATCATTTTGCGTTGATTGCTGAGGAAGCAGATAACGAATATTGGCGGCTGATTGAAGAGGGAGCTGAAAAAGTAGCTGCAAAGCACGATATTTATTTGGAGTACCTCGCTCCGACAAGGGCGAATAATGATAAATTGCTGAAACTGTTGGACCGGATGATTTCCGCCAAAGTGGATGGGATTATCGTTCAGGGTGTGCAAGGTGAACGGTTTGTTGATTTAGTACATAAAGCGGTTGAACGAGGCATTCCGATTGTTACGGTAGATACTGATGTTCCAGCCAGTGAGCGGAAAGCTTATGTTGGAACAGATAATTTTGAAGCTGGAAAGTTGGCTGGAAAAACAGTTATCGAAAATACCACTGGAGAGAAATACGTTGGAATTGTTACGGGGCGATATAATGCAATCAATCAGCAACAGCGGCTGGAAGGTTTTAAGGAAGCCATCAAAGGTATCTCTCGTATCCATATTGTTGATACAGAAGAATCGAATATCACATCAATTGGTGCTGCTCAGGCAACCTATTCACTTTTAAAACAACACCCGTCGATAAACATGTTCCTCGGAACCAGTGCACTTGATGGGATCGGTATTGTTGATGGAATTCAGGAAATTGCACCTAATGAAGCATTCACCATCATTTCATTTGATTTGCTTCCGGAAACATTACAATTGATTCGTGAAGGGGATATTGATGCGACAATTGCGCAATATCCGAAGAAGATGGGGGAAGAATCGGTAAATGTGCTCATTGAACTGCAGGAGCATGACGTATTGGAAAATGAAATTTATACAGGTACGAAAGTGATTGAAAAAGACGATTTACGCTCTTTTGAAGATGGTGAGACACAATGAAGACCATTCGTGGTAAACTGATCGTCTATTTCTTCGTTTTTGTCTTTCTATTTCAGATCACAGCTATTTCCATCTTTATTAGTTCCAACGAGTTAACAAACACGTATAACGATAGTTTTCAGCGCTTTCTGCTGTTGAATAAAATTTCCCAAAATGCTTCTGAGCTGTATTCAACAACTAAATTATTTGTCAATGATCCGAGCCCTGGAAATTCTGATGATTATTTTGAAATTAAAGCGGATCTGGAAGATAACTTAAATCGGTTGTCAGAAACATTCTATTATATAGATACAATTGAAATGAAGAATTATATAAACCTGGTAGAAACATTCATTCATGAAACAGATCTTACGGTAGGTTTTGTTATAAGGGATGATACGGAACAGTATATGAATCACCTGGAAGAAGCCGGAAATGCATCAGACTATATTGCCGAATCAACCTTGGAAATTATAAAATTGGAATTAACTGCCTATCAGTCGTTTTATGAGGATTTGCAGCTGCGTAATAATAACTTTTTGCTGTTCATTGCGTTTTTGTTTCTGACAACGATAATGCTGGCGGTGTTTTTTGCATTATGGTTTTCAAAAGGGATTACCCGACCATTGGGAAAGCTTTCTGCCGCGGCCGAGGAAGTAGCCAGTGGAGAGTTGCAAGGTGTACCGGTTCACATTCGAACGAATGATGAATTACGACTGCTCGGCGATACTTTCAACCAGATGCGTGCAAATATTCATGACTTGTTTGAGGAAGTTCAGGATCAGTCTGAACTCGATAGATTGGTGAAGGAAATGGAACTGAAGCACCTGCAAAATCAGGTAAATCCGCATTTTCTGTTTAATACGTTAAATACGATTTCCAAAATGGCTTATCTGGAAGACGCCAAATCAACGTCCGGCTTGATCGATTCTGCTGCGGCCCTGCTCCGGCACAGTCTGGGAGAGATTGAAAAGCGTGTTCCGCTGAGGGATGAAGTAAAGGTTGTACAGGATTATTTTCATATCCAAAAAGTACGGTTTTCCGAACGGGTAACGTTTAACCTGGATGTTGATGAGGACTGTCTGGATATTGAAATACCACAATTAACGTTGCAGCCGCTTGTTGAGAATGCCTTTATACATGGGATTGAGGAAAAGGAAGAGGGCGGTACAATTTCTCTGGTAATTTATCGGAATCTGGAGAATGTGATTGTGGAAGTCCGTGATGACGGAGTTGGTATGGAACAGGAAAAAATGAATCAAATCATTTCGATGACAAA
The genomic region above belongs to Virgibacillus doumboii and contains:
- a CDS encoding RQC-minor-1 family DNA-binding protein, with the protein product MKSNIKQLPEADIRAILRAADEIIAQGGRTLLAKILKGSREKKVLQLELNMCPTYGWFRSEKLDEVMQKIDWMIDHDFLDIQYSGKLPMIVFTDRGWNIESDQFADELLEEWNEWLANGKESPDMDYLKDRNRKMILLFIEKIRETGNKNYIPYLKEWEKIDYKKVRVAINKTIKALEAEEPVDYQYINEKNEVISEALQGMEPGDLFLKCWECGERFLFSAGEQRFYKHKGFDYPKRCKSCREKRFEDYYL
- a CDS encoding Gfo/Idh/MocA family protein, translated to MSKVRWGVLSTAKIAQKALLPAFVHANNAEVTTIASSSDVKKAEAVAERFDIPTAYDSYEKLLNDPNIDAVYIPLPNHLHKKWVMEAAKKGKHILCEKPAAINADDVIEMKEVCDKHGVLFMEAFMYHFHPQHERVKQIIDSGEIGDVQFMRAAFSFYLADKDNNIRMSDQKGGGSIYDIGCYAIHSIRNILRTEPESVHAHGVVDPKYDVETDASGYMTFPNGVRAMFDSSFNMAHRSEYEVVGTEGRITVPRAYRPDNNGGDGLVIVEKAGAVRTETINNDQYRSQVEHISQAILDGNKELYHSVENTINNMRVIDACYESIKKGQQVEL
- a CDS encoding sugar-binding protein; translation: MSNLRLLVYTLSGVIFCICFIGMLIYGYKTFFIETEKVESRDYTYHFALIAEEADNEYWRLIEEGAEKVAAKHDIYLEYLAPTRANNDKLLKLLDRMISAKVDGIIVQGVQGERFVDLVHKAVERGIPIVTVDTDVPASERKAYVGTDNFEAGKLAGKTVIENTTGEKYVGIVTGRYNAINQQQRLEGFKEAIKGISRIHIVDTEESNITSIGAAQATYSLLKQHPSINMFLGTSALDGIGIVDGIQEIAPNEAFTIISFDLLPETLQLIREGDIDATIAQYPKKMGEESVNVLIELQEHDVLENEIYTGTKVIEKDDLRSFEDGETQ
- a CDS encoding sensor histidine kinase; amino-acid sequence: MKTIRGKLIVYFFVFVFLFQITAISIFISSNELTNTYNDSFQRFLLLNKISQNASELYSTTKLFVNDPSPGNSDDYFEIKADLEDNLNRLSETFYYIDTIEMKNYINLVETFIHETDLTVGFVIRDDTEQYMNHLEEAGNASDYIAESTLEIIKLELTAYQSFYEDLQLRNNNFLLFIAFLFLTTIMLAVFFALWFSKGITRPLGKLSAAAEEVASGELQGVPVHIRTNDELRLLGDTFNQMRANIHDLFEEVQDQSELDRLVKEMELKHLQNQVNPHFLFNTLNTISKMAYLEDAKSTSGLIDSAAALLRHSLGEIEKRVPLRDEVKVVQDYFHIQKVRFSERVTFNLDVDEDCLDIEIPQLTLQPLVENAFIHGIEEKEEGGTISLVIYRNLENVIVEVRDDGVGMEQEKMNQIISMTKQQEEHVGHSTGIGLTNVIRRLQLVFQEKPIIEMESEPGEGTVIRLILPYEKEVQ